One part of the Phragmites australis chromosome 3, lpPhrAust1.1, whole genome shotgun sequence genome encodes these proteins:
- the LOC133913172 gene encoding uncharacterized protein LOC133913172, whose protein sequence is MDNLDILRVRFHFGGEFDFNGHSLLYVGGRSAMSYLERDKVSLPELRGYLTDHIGLTDEDQVTFHWLFPGKELSNGLRNLNDDKSCIYMSDSISEGGVADIYVEVFKDFPDDNVVMSAGTPACVMCKEPRRKLVFVSSPSKEQSNKNVMKLKAFYSSPGKSTGHKYTSNGNEEDASDDEVSESDDDQEGAHGDEGSESDDSDYIQGDEDTSEEDEEAVQMRQHAKEARKNPSTVVTPIPEALVHPDEDDEALALCDDTEPAYMDSSEEASYDDAEEGESVRRKSRFPKFDNKAPIPKFVVDMAFRGRTKFKEALIKYRLAVRRHLRFPKDERARIRARCSWSDCQWMIYGSKRTNSDWFQVRSFNDVHTCPKRRDNRLVTARRIADRYEHIIKANPSWKLQNIKDTVFFEMFANVSLSKIKRAKGIVMTRVYESAKGEYSKVFEYQVEILRTNPGSTVVVCLDPDYSEPVLSENLCLF, encoded by the coding sequence TGTATGTGGGCGGGCGAAGTGCAATGTCATACTTGGAGAGGGACAAGGTTTCGTTGCCAGAGCTAAGAGGATACCTAACTGATCATATAGGGCTCACTGATGAAGACCAAGTTACATTTCACTGGTTGTTCCCTGGTAAAGAACTAAGCAATGGATTGAGGAACCTTAATGATGATAAATCCTGCATCTATATGTCAGATAGCATTTCAGAGGGAGGAGTGGCTGATATATATGTCGAGGTATTCAAGGATTTCCCAGATGACAATGTTGTTATGTCTGCTGGCACACCTGCATGTGTTATGTGCAAGGAGCCGAGGAGGAAGCTAGTTTTTGTCAGCAGTCCATCTAAGGAGCAGAGTAACAAAAATGTGATGAAGCTGAAAGCCTTCTACAGTTCACCTGGAAAGAGTACAGGACACAAGTACACCTCAAATGGGAATGAAGAGGATGCTTCTGATGATGAAGTTAGTGAATCAGATGATGATCAAGAGGGTGCTCATGGTGATGAAGGCAGTGAGTCAGATGACAGTGACTATATTCAAGGAGATGAGGATACATcagaagaagatgaggaagcaGTACAGATGAGGCAGCATGCCAAGGAAGCTAGGAAGAATCCAAGTACAGTAGTTACTCCTATCCCTGAGGCATTGGTTCACcctgatgaagatgatgaagcctTGGCACTTTGTGATGACACTGAACCTGCATATATGGACTCTAGTGAAGAAGCCTCCTATGATGATGCAGAAGAAGGTGAAAGTGTTAGAAGGAAGAGTAGGTTCCCTAAGTTTGACAACAAAGCACCAATACCAAAGTTTGTTGTTGACATGGCATTCAGGGGAAGAACTAAGTTCAAAGAAGCACTAATCAAGTATAGGCTAGCTGTGAGAAGACATCTGAGGTTCCCCAAGGATGAGAGAGCTAGGATCAGAGCAAGATGTTCTTGGTCTGATTGTCAATGGATGATCTATGGTTCCAAGAGAACAAACAGTGATTGGTTTCAAGTCAGATCTTTCAATGATGTgcatacatgccctaagaggAGAGATAACAGGTTGGTAACTGCTCGGAGGATAGCTGATAGGTATGAACACATCATCAAGGCTAATCCATCATGGAAGCTTCAGAACATCAAGGATACAGTATTTTTTGAGATGTTTGCTAATGTGTCTCTGTCAAAGATAAAGAGGGCCAAGGGGATAGTGATGACAAGGGTATATGAATCAGCCAAGGGAGAGTACTCTAAGGTATTTGAGTATCAGGTAGAAATTCTAAGAACTAATCCTGGGAGCACAGTGGTAGTCTGCCTTGATCCTGATTATAGTGAGCCTGTTCTTTCAGAGAATTTATGTTTGTTTTGA
- the LOC133913174 gene encoding cytochrome c oxidase assembly protein COX11, mitochondrial-like produces the protein MRPLARLHSHLSLSLLRRHSPRHAWPPAAEAPFLCRGLASSSSSAAAADRERSSRRTLGYLLGVAVAMVGASYAAVPLYRRFCQATGYGGTVQRRESVEEKISRHARDGTTVSREIIVQFNADVADGMPWKFIPTQREVKVKPGESALAFYTAENRSSAPITGVSTYNVAPMKAAIYFNKIQCFCFEEQTLLPGEQIDMPVFFYIDPEFETDPKMEGVNNIVLSYTFFKVNDS, from the exons ATGCGTCCGCTCGCCAGGCTCCACAgccacctctccctctctctcctccgccGCCACTCCCCGCGCCACGCGTGGCCTCCCGCCGCCGAAGCACCCTTTCTCTGCCGGGGGCTTGCCTCTTCGtcgtcctccgccgccgcggcggaccGGGAGAGGAGCTCGAGGCGGACGCTGGGGTACCTGCTCGGCGTGGCGGTCGCGATGGTCGGCGCCTCCTACGCTGCCGTCCCGCTGTACCGCCGCTTCTGCCAGGCCACCGGATACGGCGGCACCGTCCAGCGCCGGGAG AGTGTGGAGGAGAAGATCTCACGGCATGCTCGAGATGGAACTACGGTGTCGAG AGAGATAATAGTCCAATTTAATGCTGATGTTGCTGACGGAATGCCATGGAAGTTCATTCCTACACAGAGAGAG GTCAAGGTTAAACCTGGTGAGAGTGCTCTGGCATTTTATACAGCTGAAAATCGCAGTTCTGCTCCAATTACTGGTGTCTCCACATACAATGTTGCTCCGATGAAG GCTGCGATTTACTTCAATAAGATACAATGTTTTTGCTTTGAGGAGCAAACACTTCTTCCAGGGGAGCAGATTGACATGCCA GTATTCTTCTACATCGATCCTGAGTTTGAGACAGACCCCAAAATGGAGGGGGTGAACAATATAGTTCTTTCATATACGTTCTTTAAAGTGAACGATAGTTAG
- the LOC133911221 gene encoding cortical cell-delineating protein-like: MAFPAILLALTLLFSAGVDVVRAQTPSRGNPCPTNALVDLKVCADVLVLLKLKINVPANQQCCPLLGQLVNLDLAACLCAVIRLSALGIPINLPLDVPLVLNYCGRNASAVPGSNCSF; the protein is encoded by the coding sequence ATGGCATTCCCGGCGATTCTCCTCGCCCTGACCCTCCTCTTCTCCGCCGGCGTCGACGTCGTCCGTGCGCAGACCCCGTCGCGGGGCAACCCGTGCCCGACGAACGCACTGGTGGACCTCAAGGTGTGCGCCGACGTGCTGGTcctgctcaagctcaagatcaaCGTGCCGGCGAACCAGCAGTGCTGCCCGCTGCTGGGGCAGCTCGTCAACCTCGACCTCGCCGCCTGCCTGTGCGCCGTCATCAGGCTCAGCGCGCTCGGCATCCCCATCAACCTGCCGCTCGACGTGCCCCTCGTGCTCAACTACTGCGGCCGGAACGCGTCGGCGGTGCCAGGGTCCAACTGCTCCTTCTGA